Proteins encoded by one window of Micromonospora coxensis:
- a CDS encoding TlpA family protein disulfide reductase yields the protein MRVSMTGVVVVVAVLMAATVVGVWRRRRDGRLRAASAAPTGHAALDALGVRPGEVTLVQFSAPVCAPCRATRRVLEQVTGEVAGVRLLEVDAERHLDAVRALDVWRTPTVLLVDGAGRVVRRAAGVPARDELTAALRPLLAQARR from the coding sequence GTGCGCGTGTCGATGACCGGCGTCGTCGTGGTGGTGGCCGTCCTGATGGCCGCCACCGTCGTCGGCGTGTGGCGTCGCCGTCGCGACGGCCGGCTCCGCGCGGCGTCCGCCGCCCCGACCGGGCACGCCGCGCTCGACGCCCTGGGCGTACGCCCCGGCGAGGTCACCCTGGTGCAGTTCTCCGCCCCGGTCTGCGCGCCCTGCCGGGCCACCCGCCGGGTGCTCGAACAGGTCACCGGCGAGGTCGCCGGCGTACGTCTGCTGGAGGTCGACGCCGAGCGGCACCTCGACGCGGTACGGGCGCTGGACGTCTGGCGTACCCCCACGGTGCTGCTGGTCGACGGCGCGGGCCGGGTGGTGCGCCGCGCCGCCGGGGTGCCCGCCCGGGACGAGTTGACCGCCGCCCTGCGGCCGCTGCTGGCGCAGGCCCGGCGATGA
- a CDS encoding SHOCT domain-containing protein, translating into MHGTGMAGWMWVWPLLVVAALVVLAVLVVRAVGAGPQPGGRRSARQILDERYARGEIDEEEYQRRRDSLD; encoded by the coding sequence ATGCACGGCACGGGAATGGCGGGCTGGATGTGGGTCTGGCCGCTGCTGGTGGTGGCCGCGCTGGTGGTCCTCGCCGTGCTGGTGGTCCGGGCCGTCGGGGCAGGTCCGCAGCCGGGGGGCCGCCGCTCCGCCCGGCAGATCCTCGACGAACGCTACGCGCGTGGCGAGATCGACGAGGAGGAGTACCAGCGCCGCCGCGACTCCCTCGACTGA
- a CDS encoding F510_1955 family glycosylhydrolase, protein MTRGCGTRWLGAVLAAALALTGCTGPANPSGGPAATGSGPAAPSSGPAAPSSGAASAGDGEEFGHVHGLGVNPRDGQLYAATHHGVFRLTGTGPTRVGDGRQDTMGFTVTGPDEFLASGHPAPGTPGPAHLGLIGSTDAGRTWRTLSLAGEADFHLLRQAGATVYGLDSTSGALMASTDRATWERRARIEAYDLAVDPARPDTLLVTGEQGVRRSTDGGRTWSPAGGPAVLLLHWSARELVGVAADGQILRSTDAAASWTPTGGRATDAPAAFTAHEGRLYLATRDARVLRSDDAGRTWHPLAG, encoded by the coding sequence GTGACCCGAGGGTGCGGAACGAGATGGCTCGGCGCGGTGCTCGCGGCGGCCCTGGCGCTCACCGGCTGCACCGGCCCGGCGAACCCGAGCGGTGGCCCGGCGGCCACGGGCAGTGGCCCGGCCGCCCCGAGCAGTGGCCCGGCCGCCCCGAGCAGTGGCGCGGCGTCCGCCGGGGACGGCGAGGAGTTCGGCCACGTGCACGGCCTGGGCGTCAACCCGCGCGACGGGCAGCTCTACGCGGCCACCCACCACGGCGTGTTCCGGCTGACCGGGACCGGCCCGACCCGCGTCGGCGACGGCCGGCAGGACACCATGGGGTTCACGGTCACCGGCCCCGACGAGTTCCTCGCCTCCGGCCACCCCGCGCCCGGCACGCCCGGGCCCGCGCATCTCGGGCTCATCGGCTCCACCGACGCCGGTCGCACCTGGCGGACCCTCTCCCTGGCCGGCGAGGCCGACTTCCACCTGCTGCGACAGGCCGGCGCCACCGTCTACGGCCTCGACTCCACCAGCGGCGCCCTGATGGCCAGCACCGACCGCGCCACCTGGGAGCGACGCGCCCGGATCGAGGCGTACGACCTCGCGGTCGACCCCGCCCGCCCGGACACCCTGCTGGTCACCGGCGAACAGGGCGTCCGCCGCTCGACCGACGGCGGTCGCACCTGGTCGCCGGCGGGCGGGCCGGCCGTCCTGCTGCTGCACTGGTCGGCCCGGGAACTGGTCGGAGTGGCCGCGGACGGGCAGATCCTGCGCTCCACCGACGCCGCGGCGAGTTGGACGCCCACCGGCGGGCGGGCCACCGACGCCCCGGCCGCGTTCACCGCCCACGAGGGGCGGCTCTACCTGGCCACCCGGGACGCGCGGGTGCTGCGCAGCGACGACGCCGGCAGGACCTGGCACCCGCTGGCGGGCTGA
- a CDS encoding heavy metal translocating P-type ATPase translates to MTDEHTTHRHGSHDHGTHGAAVTTPPHDGHAPGPRPPAGNHGGPDATPSAATGHHDHGHAAAHGTGHGHAAAHGDAGHGHAGNHGPGHGHTAGQGHAGHHGHGHAAGHGGHDKHAGHDPEQFRRKFWLSLALTLPIVATSHMVMDWFGYSLDFPGMAWVGPVLGTVVFGYGGWPFLAGGVREVRDRAPGMMLLISMAITVAYGASLATSLGAFDLDFWWELAALVTIMLLGHWQEMKAIGQAQGALAALAALLPDDAERVEPDGTVRPVPVAELGIGDVVLVRSGGRVPADGRIVTGTAELDESMITGESRPVSRGVGDRVVAGTVATDSALRVRVDAVGEDTALAGIGRLVAQAQASSGRAQVLADRFAAMLFYVATVAALVTFVGWWALGDVDEAVVRTVTVLVIACPHALGLAIPLVIALSTAVSARAGILVKDRLALERMRTVDAVLFDKTGTLTMGAHTVTGVVGTDGLDEDDALRIAAAVEADSEHPLARAIVTAAEARGPVPAAGDFRSMTGRGVRAVVRGEAYAVGGPALLRELDVTVPQSLVATAEGWSRRGAAVLHLLRLPADGRPTVVGAFALEDQVRPEAREAITELRDQGVRKIVMITGDARPVAEAVAADLGFRPGVDEVFAEVLPADKDRAVADLQARGLTVAMVGDGVNDAPALARADVGVAIGAGTDVAIESAGVVLASSDPRGVTGVIRLSRASYRKMIQNLAWAAGYNVVAIPLAAGALAWAGVALSPAVGAVLMSASTIVVALNAQLLRRVRLTPGRR, encoded by the coding sequence ATGACTGACGAGCACACGACTCACCGGCACGGATCCCACGACCACGGCACCCACGGTGCGGCGGTGACCACGCCCCCGCACGACGGGCACGCCCCCGGACCGCGCCCGCCCGCCGGGAACCACGGCGGACCCGACGCGACGCCCTCCGCCGCAACCGGCCACCACGACCACGGCCACGCCGCCGCGCACGGCACCGGTCATGGCCACGCCGCCGCGCACGGTGACGCCGGGCACGGCCACGCCGGAAACCACGGGCCCGGCCACGGCCATACCGCCGGGCAGGGCCACGCCGGGCACCACGGCCACGGCCACGCCGCCGGGCACGGCGGGCACGACAAGCACGCCGGGCACGACCCGGAGCAGTTCCGGCGCAAGTTCTGGCTGAGCCTGGCCCTGACCCTGCCGATCGTGGCGACCAGCCACATGGTCATGGACTGGTTCGGCTACTCCCTCGACTTCCCCGGCATGGCCTGGGTCGGCCCGGTCCTCGGCACGGTGGTCTTCGGCTACGGCGGCTGGCCCTTCCTGGCCGGCGGCGTCCGCGAGGTCCGGGACCGGGCCCCGGGGATGATGCTGCTGATCTCGATGGCGATCACGGTGGCCTACGGGGCCTCGCTGGCGACCAGCCTCGGCGCGTTCGACCTGGACTTCTGGTGGGAGCTGGCCGCCCTGGTCACCATCATGCTGCTGGGCCACTGGCAGGAGATGAAGGCGATCGGCCAGGCCCAGGGCGCACTCGCCGCGCTGGCCGCCCTGCTGCCCGACGACGCCGAACGGGTCGAGCCGGACGGCACGGTGCGCCCGGTGCCGGTGGCCGAGCTGGGCATCGGCGACGTGGTCCTGGTCCGCTCCGGCGGCCGGGTCCCCGCCGACGGCCGGATCGTGACGGGCACCGCCGAGCTGGACGAATCGATGATCACGGGTGAGTCCCGCCCGGTGTCGCGGGGCGTGGGGGACCGGGTGGTCGCCGGCACCGTCGCCACCGACTCGGCGCTGCGGGTGCGGGTCGACGCCGTCGGCGAGGACACCGCGCTGGCCGGGATCGGCCGGCTCGTCGCCCAGGCGCAGGCGTCCAGCGGCCGGGCCCAGGTGCTCGCCGACCGGTTCGCCGCGATGCTCTTCTACGTCGCGACCGTCGCCGCGCTGGTCACCTTCGTCGGCTGGTGGGCGCTCGGCGACGTCGACGAGGCGGTGGTCCGGACCGTGACGGTGCTGGTGATCGCCTGCCCGCACGCCCTCGGGCTGGCCATCCCCCTGGTGATCGCGCTCTCCACGGCGGTGTCGGCCCGGGCCGGCATCCTGGTCAAGGACCGGCTGGCCCTGGAGCGGATGCGCACCGTCGACGCCGTCCTGTTCGACAAGACCGGCACCCTGACCATGGGGGCGCACACCGTCACCGGGGTCGTCGGCACCGACGGCCTCGACGAGGACGACGCGCTGCGGATCGCCGCCGCGGTGGAGGCCGACAGCGAGCACCCGCTGGCCCGGGCCATCGTCACCGCCGCCGAGGCGCGCGGGCCGGTCCCGGCCGCCGGTGACTTCCGCTCGATGACCGGTCGCGGCGTCCGCGCCGTGGTGCGGGGCGAGGCGTACGCGGTCGGTGGCCCGGCGCTGCTGCGCGAACTCGACGTCACCGTGCCGCAGTCCCTGGTAGCGACGGCCGAGGGGTGGTCGCGCCGGGGCGCGGCGGTGCTGCACCTGCTCCGGCTGCCGGCGGACGGCCGGCCGACGGTGGTTGGCGCGTTCGCCCTGGAGGACCAGGTGCGCCCCGAGGCCCGCGAGGCGATCACCGAGCTGCGCGACCAGGGCGTCCGGAAGATCGTCATGATCACCGGTGACGCCCGGCCGGTCGCCGAGGCGGTCGCCGCCGACCTGGGCTTCCGCCCCGGCGTGGACGAGGTCTTCGCCGAGGTGCTGCCCGCCGACAAGGACCGGGCGGTGGCCGACCTGCAGGCGCGGGGGCTGACCGTGGCGATGGTCGGCGACGGCGTCAACGACGCCCCGGCCCTGGCTCGCGCCGACGTCGGGGTGGCCATCGGCGCCGGCACCGACGTGGCGATCGAGTCGGCCGGGGTGGTGCTCGCCTCCTCCGACCCGCGCGGCGTCACCGGGGTGATCCGGCTGTCCCGGGCGTCGTACCGGAAGATGATCCAGAACCTGGCCTGGGCCGCCGGCTACAACGTGGTGGCGATCCCGCTCGCCGCCGGGGCGCTCGCCTGGGCCGGCGTCGCGCTCAGCCCCGCCGTCGGGGCGGTGCTGATGTCCGCCTCCACCATCGTGGTGGCGCTCAACGCGCAACTGCTGCGCCGGGTCCGGCTCACCCCCGGTCGGCGCTGA
- a CDS encoding acetyl-CoA hydrolase/transferase family protein, translating into MRVVSEAELAAAFGRLPDRPRVVAGGNHAAPMRILGLLDAAVERYRLYMLNAPRGIPDREGVDYETSFVGAGMRGHPRLSYLPSRLSLVPALLRDRLAPDVVLLHTTVPRGGTLSLGVEVNILPAAIEAARARGALVVAQANRQMPVTYGDAALPLDAVDLVVEVDEPLPVPAATERDPVSAAIGARVAALVPEQATLQLGIGGVPDATLLALTDRRGLRIWSEMFSDGVLALEKAGALDPDAPVTASFCFGSDELYDWVDGNPRVRMLRTEQTNDPGRIARNPRLVSVNSALEVDLFAQANASRIGTRVYSGFGGQTDFIVGALHSEGGQAIVALRSWHPKADVSTVVPLLSGPVTSFQHSAIVTEQGCAALWGRDAVAQAQQLVDHAAHPDARDGLREAGRRMGLALR; encoded by the coding sequence ATGCGCGTGGTGTCGGAAGCGGAGTTGGCGGCGGCGTTCGGGCGGCTGCCCGACCGGCCACGGGTGGTGGCCGGCGGCAACCACGCCGCCCCGATGCGGATCCTCGGGCTGCTGGACGCCGCCGTCGAGCGGTACCGGCTGTACATGCTCAACGCCCCGCGCGGCATCCCCGACCGGGAGGGGGTCGACTACGAGACCTCCTTCGTCGGCGCCGGCATGCGCGGGCACCCCCGCCTGTCGTACCTGCCGAGCCGGCTGTCCCTGGTGCCGGCGCTGCTGCGCGACCGGCTCGCGCCCGACGTGGTGCTGCTGCACACCACGGTGCCGCGCGGCGGCACGCTCAGCCTCGGCGTCGAGGTCAACATCCTGCCGGCGGCGATCGAGGCGGCGCGCGCCCGGGGCGCCCTGGTGGTCGCGCAGGCCAACCGGCAGATGCCGGTGACGTACGGGGACGCGGCGCTGCCCCTGGACGCGGTCGACCTGGTGGTGGAGGTCGACGAGCCGCTGCCGGTGCCCGCCGCCACCGAGCGTGATCCGGTCAGCGCGGCCATCGGCGCGCGGGTGGCCGCCCTGGTGCCCGAGCAGGCCACCCTCCAGCTCGGCATCGGCGGCGTCCCGGACGCGACCCTGCTGGCGCTGACCGACCGGCGAGGGCTGCGGATCTGGTCGGAGATGTTCAGCGACGGCGTGCTGGCCCTGGAGAAGGCCGGCGCCCTGGACCCGGACGCCCCGGTCACCGCCTCCTTCTGCTTCGGCTCCGACGAGCTGTACGACTGGGTCGACGGCAACCCCCGGGTGCGGATGCTGCGCACCGAGCAGACCAACGACCCCGGCCGGATCGCCCGCAACCCGCGCCTGGTGTCGGTGAACAGCGCGCTGGAGGTGGACCTGTTCGCCCAGGCCAACGCCAGCCGGATCGGCACCCGGGTCTACTCCGGCTTCGGCGGTCAGACCGACTTCATCGTCGGCGCGCTGCACTCCGAGGGCGGGCAGGCGATCGTCGCGCTGCGGTCCTGGCACCCGAAGGCGGACGTGTCCACCGTGGTTCCGCTGCTCTCCGGGCCGGTGACGTCGTTCCAGCACAGCGCGATCGTCACCGAGCAGGGGTGCGCGGCGCTGTGGGGTCGGGACGCCGTCGCGCAGGCGCAGCAGCTGGTCGACCACGCCGCCCACCCGGACGCGCGGGACGGGCTGCGCGAGGCGGGCCGGCGGATGGGGCTGGCGTTGCGCTGA
- a CDS encoding DUF4231 domain-containing protein: MEQVDTSAVAGVWQEHRRWSRAAGAVKRSIVIWRGAALAAGVCGAVLATAAVQVGPGDPAGRSMALLSAVALAVVPVVRVFRLGRDRVEAWTRVRATSEALKAQVYLYLAGAQPYDGPDRDQRLRTVAATVEDDVADLAGLALSAAAADTPLPAVRDGDDYAARRVRPQIDGYYRAGAARHQRRLTRFRTAEFVVAALGAVLGAVAATTGAGGVGAWVAVVTVVGASLTAHVSAARYEHLVVSYLATARQLRALLHGWEATTDRTPAAVGAFVRACEDAIARENQSWLAAWTHDDEPR, from the coding sequence ATGGAGCAGGTCGACACGTCCGCCGTGGCCGGTGTGTGGCAGGAGCACCGGCGGTGGTCCCGGGCGGCGGGCGCGGTCAAGCGGAGCATCGTGATCTGGCGCGGCGCCGCGCTGGCGGCCGGGGTCTGCGGCGCGGTGCTGGCCACCGCCGCCGTGCAGGTCGGGCCGGGCGACCCGGCGGGGCGGTCGATGGCCCTGCTGAGCGCGGTGGCCCTGGCCGTCGTCCCGGTGGTGCGGGTGTTCCGCCTCGGCCGGGACCGGGTCGAGGCGTGGACCCGGGTCCGGGCCACCAGCGAGGCCCTCAAGGCGCAGGTGTACCTGTACCTCGCCGGCGCACAGCCGTACGACGGGCCGGACCGCGACCAGCGGCTCAGGACCGTGGCCGCGACGGTCGAGGACGACGTGGCGGACCTGGCCGGCCTGGCGCTGAGCGCCGCCGCCGCCGACACCCCGCTGCCCGCCGTGCGGGACGGCGACGACTACGCCGCCCGCCGCGTGCGCCCTCAGATCGACGGCTACTACCGGGCCGGGGCGGCCCGGCACCAGCGTCGGCTCACCCGGTTCCGGACGGCGGAGTTCGTCGTCGCGGCCCTCGGCGCGGTGCTCGGGGCCGTCGCCGCCACGACCGGAGCCGGTGGCGTCGGCGCGTGGGTCGCGGTGGTGACGGTGGTGGGCGCCTCGCTCACCGCGCACGTCTCCGCCGCCCGGTACGAGCACCTGGTGGTGTCGTACCTGGCGACCGCGCGGCAACTGCGCGCGCTGCTGCACGGGTGGGAGGCGACGACGGACCGGACGCCCGCCGCCGTCGGGGCGTTCGTGCGGGCCTGCGAGGACGCGATCGCCCGGGAGAACCAGAGCTGGCTGGCCGCCTGGACGCACGACGACGAGCCGAGGTAG
- a CDS encoding extracellular catalytic domain type 1 short-chain-length polyhydroxyalkanoate depolymerase, translating to MRSRLRLIGAALAAAALTALAAVSVPAPASAAALTEVTNFGANPSNLRMYLYVPDRVAPQPALVVAVHYCTGTGPAMYSGTRYAALADRYGYLVVYPSVTRSSQCFDVSSPQALRRDGGSDPVGIKSMVDYVRQRYPVDPNRIFATGISSGAMMTNVLLGLYPDVFHAGAAFSGVPFGCFATTNGSEWNSECADGQLVRTPQQWGDLVRNAYPGYTGKRPRMQLWHGTNDEVLRYQNFTEEIKQWTDVHGLSQTPTYTDTPQAGYTRTRYGGSGGQAPVEAISMQGVSHNLPVDAAQAIRFFGLDTSTPPTTPPPTSPPPSSPPPTTPPPAGPCRVGWTANAWNTGLTASVTITNTGTATVNGWSLAFTLPAGQAVTNGWNATYAPTSGAVTARNVSYNGTIAPNASVTIGFQATHTGNTGRPTSFTLNGSPCATA from the coding sequence ATGAGATCCAGGCTCAGACTGATCGGCGCCGCCCTGGCCGCCGCCGCGCTGACCGCGCTGGCCGCCGTGTCCGTCCCCGCGCCGGCATCGGCGGCCGCGCTGACCGAGGTGACCAACTTCGGCGCCAATCCCAGCAACCTGAGGATGTACCTGTACGTCCCGGACCGGGTCGCGCCGCAGCCGGCGCTGGTGGTCGCGGTGCACTACTGCACCGGCACCGGCCCGGCCATGTACTCCGGCACCCGGTACGCGGCGCTGGCCGACCGGTACGGCTACCTCGTGGTGTACCCGTCGGTGACCCGCAGCAGCCAGTGCTTCGACGTCTCCTCGCCGCAGGCGCTGCGCCGCGACGGCGGCAGCGACCCGGTCGGCATCAAGTCGATGGTCGACTACGTCCGGCAGCGGTACCCGGTCGACCCGAACCGGATCTTCGCCACCGGCATCTCGTCCGGCGCGATGATGACCAACGTGCTGCTCGGGCTCTACCCCGACGTGTTCCACGCCGGCGCCGCCTTCTCCGGCGTCCCCTTCGGCTGCTTCGCCACCACCAACGGCTCGGAGTGGAACAGCGAGTGCGCCGACGGCCAGCTCGTCCGGACCCCGCAGCAGTGGGGCGACCTGGTCCGCAACGCCTACCCGGGGTACACCGGCAAGCGACCCCGGATGCAGCTGTGGCACGGCACGAACGACGAGGTGCTGCGCTACCAGAACTTCACCGAAGAGATCAAGCAGTGGACCGACGTGCACGGCCTGAGTCAGACGCCGACGTACACGGACACCCCGCAGGCCGGCTACACCCGCACCCGGTACGGCGGCAGCGGCGGACAGGCGCCGGTCGAGGCGATCAGCATGCAGGGCGTGTCGCACAACCTGCCGGTCGACGCCGCCCAGGCGATCCGCTTCTTCGGCCTGGACACCAGCACCCCGCCCACCACGCCGCCGCCCACCTCGCCTCCGCCGAGCAGCCCTCCGCCGACCACCCCGCCGCCGGCCGGCCCGTGCCGGGTGGGCTGGACGGCCAACGCCTGGAACACCGGGCTGACCGCGTCGGTGACCATCACCAACACCGGCACCGCCACGGTCAACGGCTGGAGCCTCGCGTTCACCCTGCCCGCCGGGCAGGCCGTCACCAACGGCTGGAACGCGACGTACGCGCCGACGAGCGGAGCGGTGACCGCCCGTAACGTCTCCTACAACGGCACCATCGCGCCGAACGCGTCGGTGACCATCGGCTTCCAGGCCACCCACACCGGCAACACCGGCCGGCCCACCTCGTTCACCCTCAACGGATCGCCCTGCGCGACCGCCTGA
- a CDS encoding copper resistance CopC family protein, with protein MSAGRRTLAVATALAAVGIAVAVGAVARQSDAEPARVLAVTPADGTALAATPDQVTLRLSTDADPVLSHVTVRDSAGATVNDGRVRTDGQSGLRQPVRLDRPGDYSVAYHVTFTNGQDDTGVLRFSVGTGVPPRATGEIPDAITDSGEHAHGVDPLGATLLIVDGLVLLGVLVLLMRRRPSGPSHPATAGTPTPAGPTASGPRDRGPSEPPGD; from the coding sequence TTGTCCGCCGGACGCCGTACCCTGGCCGTCGCCACCGCCCTGGCCGCCGTCGGCATCGCCGTCGCCGTCGGGGCGGTGGCCCGGCAGTCGGACGCGGAGCCGGCCCGGGTGCTGGCGGTGACCCCGGCCGACGGGACCGCCCTGGCGGCCACCCCGGACCAGGTCACCCTGCGGCTCTCGACCGACGCGGACCCGGTGCTGTCGCACGTCACCGTCCGCGACAGCGCCGGGGCCACGGTCAACGACGGCCGGGTCAGGACCGACGGGCAGAGCGGGTTGCGCCAACCGGTCCGCCTGGACCGGCCCGGCGACTACAGCGTCGCCTACCACGTCACCTTCACCAATGGACAGGACGACACCGGGGTACTGCGGTTCAGCGTCGGCACCGGCGTGCCGCCCCGGGCCACGGGCGAGATCCCCGACGCGATCACCGACAGCGGCGAGCACGCCCACGGCGTCGACCCGTTGGGCGCCACCCTGCTGATCGTCGACGGTCTGGTGCTGCTCGGCGTCCTCGTCCTGCTGATGCGCCGACGCCCGTCCGGCCCGTCGCACCCGGCCACCGCAGGCACACCGACGCCCGCCGGCCCGACCGCGTCCGGGCCCCGCGACCGAGGGCCGTCCGAGCCGCCGGGCGACTGA
- a CDS encoding peroxidase family protein, which produces MRAVARGRRGRARSAKAAQAAVVALVVAAGVGLSGPANAGAARPDRILGLWEVQSIDGSGNNRANPTWGKIDTIYPRVGPAWYADGLNEIVDLPPERYVSNRIFNDVDQNIYSPNGVSQWGFVWGQFVDHTIAQRLGRRLVSPPGETRNIVFDNADPMESFRNDIGIVPFDRSRPADGTGVTTPREQINTVSSYLDGAAVYGNAIDRLDWLREGTVDGDPRNNKATLLMPGNYLPRRDTRGDASTAPNMVAGGQLFNTPEKAAVTGDQRANENPALLAIQTLFAREHNRIVAQLPKWLSEQDKFEIARAVVIAEQQYITYTQFLPSLGVDLPRYTGYKSDVDVSVSNEFATVGYRAHSQIRGDFRLEAEVGRYSQQTLDRLRELDVEVTVEGDTVRLMIPLGEDAFFNPDLLELLQLGPMLHGVGLRPQTRNDELMSNMLRSFPFTVPVPGNPGCADDPALPPCLAGRNDLGAIDIARSRDHGMPSYNDLRAAYGLPAKPSFAAITGEASESFPADPELTPGAEIDDPDSLDFTALYDAEGRRTTAAADDAVRAERRTPIAARLKAVYGSVDRLDAFVGMMAEPNLPGKEFGELQLAIWRKQFLALRDGDRFHYGNDPLLPLIRAAFKIDYRKTLGDIIALNTDIPRDHLAADVFRTPQAQDRAVPKVRGSERLLPGRSGTRALVVGKAGPAKLPADGAALLPPGLAPSGSASRTPRRASRRHSRP; this is translated from the coding sequence ATGCGTGCAGTCGCACGGGGCCGGCGTGGCCGGGCCCGATCAGCCAAGGCGGCCCAGGCCGCGGTCGTCGCCCTCGTGGTGGCTGCCGGGGTGGGGCTGAGCGGTCCGGCCAACGCCGGCGCCGCCCGGCCGGACCGGATACTCGGCCTCTGGGAGGTGCAGAGCATCGACGGGTCCGGCAACAACCGGGCCAACCCCACCTGGGGGAAGATCGACACCATCTACCCGCGGGTCGGGCCGGCCTGGTACGCCGACGGGCTCAACGAGATCGTCGACCTGCCGCCCGAGCGGTACGTCAGCAACCGGATCTTCAACGACGTCGACCAGAACATCTACTCACCCAACGGCGTCAGCCAGTGGGGCTTCGTGTGGGGCCAGTTCGTCGACCACACCATCGCCCAGCGGCTCGGCCGGCGGCTGGTCAGCCCGCCCGGTGAGACCCGCAACATCGTCTTCGACAACGCCGATCCGATGGAATCGTTCCGCAACGACATCGGCATCGTCCCGTTCGACCGGTCCCGCCCGGCCGACGGCACCGGCGTCACCACCCCCCGGGAGCAGATCAACACGGTCAGCTCCTACCTCGACGGGGCCGCCGTCTACGGCAACGCCATCGACCGGCTCGACTGGCTGCGCGAGGGCACCGTCGACGGTGACCCGCGCAACAACAAGGCCACCCTGCTGATGCCGGGCAACTACCTGCCCCGGCGGGACACCCGGGGCGACGCCTCCACCGCGCCGAACATGGTCGCCGGCGGGCAGCTGTTCAACACCCCGGAGAAGGCGGCGGTCACCGGCGACCAGCGGGCCAACGAGAACCCGGCGCTGCTGGCCATCCAGACCCTCTTCGCCCGGGAACACAACCGGATCGTCGCCCAGCTGCCGAAGTGGCTGTCCGAGCAGGACAAGTTCGAGATCGCCCGAGCGGTGGTCATCGCCGAGCAGCAGTACATCACCTACACCCAGTTCCTGCCGTCGCTCGGCGTCGACCTGCCCCGCTACACCGGGTACAAGTCCGACGTGGACGTGTCGGTGAGCAACGAGTTCGCCACCGTCGGGTACCGCGCGCACAGCCAGATCCGCGGTGACTTCCGGCTGGAGGCCGAGGTCGGCCGCTACAGCCAGCAGACCCTCGACCGGCTGCGTGAGCTGGACGTCGAGGTGACGGTCGAGGGCGACACCGTCCGGCTGATGATCCCGCTCGGTGAGGACGCCTTCTTCAACCCGGACCTGCTGGAGCTGCTCCAGCTCGGGCCGATGCTGCACGGCGTCGGGCTGCGCCCGCAGACCCGCAACGACGAGCTGATGAGCAACATGCTGCGCAGCTTCCCGTTCACCGTCCCCGTGCCCGGCAACCCCGGTTGTGCGGACGACCCGGCCCTGCCGCCCTGCCTGGCGGGGCGCAACGACCTGGGCGCGATCGACATCGCCCGCAGCCGGGACCACGGCATGCCGAGCTACAACGACCTGCGGGCCGCGTACGGCCTGCCGGCCAAGCCGTCGTTCGCGGCGATCACCGGCGAGGCGTCGGAGTCCTTCCCGGCCGACCCGGAGCTGACCCCGGGCGCGGAGATCGACGACCCGGACAGCCTGGACTTCACCGCGCTGTACGACGCCGAGGGCAGGCGTACCACGGCGGCGGCCGACGACGCGGTGCGCGCCGAGCGCCGTACCCCGATCGCGGCCCGGCTCAAGGCCGTCTACGGCAGTGTGGACCGGCTCGACGCGTTCGTCGGCATGATGGCCGAGCCGAACCTGCCGGGCAAGGAGTTCGGTGAGCTGCAGCTGGCGATCTGGCGCAAGCAGTTCCTCGCGCTGCGCGACGGCGACCGGTTCCACTACGGCAACGACCCGTTGCTGCCGCTGATCCGGGCCGCCTTCAAGATCGACTACCGGAAGACGCTCGGTGACATCATCGCCCTGAACACCGACATCCCCCGCGACCACCTGGCGGCCGACGTGTTCCGCACGCCGCAGGCCCAGGACCGGGCCGTCCCGAAGGTCCGCGGCAGCGAGCGGCTGCTGCCCGGTCGCTCCGGCACGCGTGCCCTCGTCGTCGGCAAGGCCGGCCCCGCGAAGCTGCCGGCGGACGGCGCCGCGCTGCTCCCGCCGGGCCTCGCCCCGTCCGGTTCGGCGTCGCGTACGCCCCGGCGGGCGTCGCGCCGGCACAGCCGGCCGTAA